One window of Campylobacter avium LMG 24591 genomic DNA carries:
- a CDS encoding glycosyltransferase family 2 protein translates to MKNNKLPLSACILVKNAQKHIKECLENLQDFDEIILLDNESSDDTLKIAKEFNESYKNLKIYQSEFIGFGALKNLALSYATNEWIFSIDSDEVLEKECLDFLKDFFKSPPSKDIILALPRKNLYKNEWIKASGWYPDYVIRVFNKNYTKFNENIVHESVIVPKDAKIKRLDFGIRHYACSSIEDIVKKMNLYTSHSAKEKFKKGKKASISGAIFRFFFTFFKDYFFRKGIFYGYKGLVISLMNAQGAFLRYIKLYELNKDEKASHTS, encoded by the coding sequence ATGAAAAATAACAAACTTCCTTTAAGTGCGTGTATTTTAGTAAAAAATGCACAAAAGCACATAAAAGAATGCCTAGAAAATTTGCAAGATTTTGACGAAATCATCTTGCTTGATAATGAAAGTAGCGATGATACCTTAAAAATCGCTAAGGAATTTAATGAAAGCTATAAAAATCTAAAAATATATCAAAGCGAATTCATAGGCTTTGGTGCTTTAAAAAATTTAGCCCTAAGTTATGCTACAAATGAATGGATTTTTAGCATAGATAGCGATGAGGTCTTAGAAAAAGAGTGCTTAGACTTTTTAAAAGACTTTTTTAAAAGCCCTCCAAGTAAGGACATCATCTTAGCTCTGCCTCGCAAAAATCTTTACAAAAACGAGTGGATAAAAGCAAGTGGCTGGTATCCTGATTATGTGATAAGAGTATTTAACAAAAACTATACTAAATTTAATGAAAATATAGTGCATGAAAGCGTGATTGTACCAAAAGATGCAAAGATTAAAAGGCTTGATTTTGGTATAAGGCATTATGCTTGCTCATCCATAGAAGATATAGTTAAAAAGATGAATTTATATACCTCTCATTCTGCGAAAGAAAAATTTAAAAAGGGCAAAAAAGCCTCTATAAGCGGGGCGATTTTTAGATTTTTCTTTACTTTTTTTAAGGATTATTTCTTTAGAAAAGGCATATTTTATGGCTACAAGGGACTTGTAATATCCTTGATGAATGCACAGGGTGCTTTTTTAAGATACATAAAACTTTACGAGCTAAACAAAGATGAAAAAGCTTCTCATACTAGCTAA
- a CDS encoding glycosyltransferase family 4 protein, with protein sequence MKKLLILAKDISSNGGGERVGVNLANELCKYYDLEFVSFFKENEKPHFNLNENIKTHYISKLKSRNFLYKFFMKSIYRYILSLKICFFIRRQNFDFILANDGFFVPFFKNKHTRYIRLWHLQAPKRKKKIFAKLDTLVILSKKELSTWQSYHKDIRIIPNFLSQIPEQNANLKQKKILSIGRMDRGDQKGFFRLLELFKLVLADENLRKWKLCIVGDGILKESLKARVKELGLCQNIEIKDFTKNIENEYLNASIYVMTSYFEGFGMVLAEASSYALPCIAFDVNAGPSDIIDDDKTGFLIEDKNLKAYAKKLSYLMKDENLRANFAKNAKQKAKEFSKEKIIKEWLELLS encoded by the coding sequence ATGAAAAAGCTTCTCATACTAGCTAAGGATATAAGTAGCAATGGAGGAGGCGAAAGAGTTGGCGTAAATTTAGCTAATGAGCTTTGCAAATACTACGACCTTGAGTTTGTAAGTTTTTTTAAAGAAAATGAAAAGCCTCATTTTAACTTAAATGAAAATATCAAAACTCATTACATTTCAAAACTTAAGTCAAGAAATTTTCTTTATAAATTTTTTATGAAAAGCATTTACAGATATATTTTAAGTCTTAAAATTTGCTTTTTCATAAGGAGGCAAAACTTTGATTTTATCCTAGCAAATGACGGCTTTTTTGTGCCCTTTTTTAAAAATAAGCACACAAGATATATTAGACTATGGCATTTACAAGCTCCAAAAAGAAAAAAGAAAATTTTTGCTAAACTTGATACCCTTGTCATACTAAGCAAAAAAGAGCTAAGCACTTGGCAAAGCTATCATAAAGATATAAGGATAATCCCAAATTTCTTAAGTCAAATCCCAGAGCAAAATGCAAATTTAAAGCAAAAAAAAATTCTAAGCATAGGGCGTATGGATAGGGGCGATCAAAAGGGCTTTTTTAGACTGCTTGAACTTTTTAAGCTTGTCTTAGCTGATGAAAATTTAAGGAAGTGGAAGCTTTGCATAGTAGGAGATGGTATCTTAAAAGAAAGCTTAAAGGCTAGAGTTAAGGAGCTAGGGCTTTGTCAAAATATTGAGATAAAGGATTTTACAAAAAATATAGAAAATGAGTATCTAAACGCCAGTATATACGTTATGACTAGCTATTTTGAGGGCTTTGGTATGGTTTTAGCTGAAGCCTCGTCCTACGCTTTACCTTGCATAGCATTTGATGTAAATGCCGGACCAAGCGATATAATAGATGATGATAAAACAGGCTTTTTGATAGAGGATAAGAACTTAAAAGCTTATGCTAAAAAGCTTTCTTATTTAATGAAAGATGAGAACTTGAGGGCTAACTTTGCTAAAAATGCCAAGCAAAAAGCAAAAGAATTTTCTAAGGAAAAAATCATCAAAGAATGGCTAGAGCTTTTAAGCTAA
- the coaE gene encoding dephospho-CoA kinase (Dephospho-CoA kinase (CoaE) performs the final step in coenzyme A biosynthesis.) produces MKKVFFVTASIACGKSSFMQIAKEKGYEICSADEIAHRILNEKRAEIYELFKDKISKNELIKDEKIDRKVLGRLVFKDKKELKKLEAFLHPRIKAEILAFIRANKDTVFIEIPLFFESKNYENLGKAILIYSKKQEIIKRLMKRENIDEKEALNRLSLQMDIEEKKKMADIVIENLSDFENFKKNCENFFKDLENEAL; encoded by the coding sequence ATGAAAAAAGTATTTTTCGTAACCGCCTCCATAGCCTGTGGCAAGTCCTCTTTTATGCAAATAGCTAAGGAAAAAGGCTATGAAATTTGCAGTGCTGATGAGATAGCGCATCGTATCTTAAATGAAAAAAGAGCTGAAATTTATGAGCTTTTTAAGGACAAGATAAGCAAAAACGAGCTTATAAAAGATGAAAAAATAGACAGGAAAGTCTTAGGAAGGCTGGTTTTTAAGGACAAAAAGGAGCTTAAAAAGCTAGAAGCTTTTTTACACCCAAGGATAAAGGCTGAAATTTTAGCCTTTATAAGGGCAAATAAAGACACAGTTTTCATAGAAATACCGCTTTTTTTTGAAAGCAAAAACTACGAAAATTTAGGAAAAGCTATACTCATATACTCAAAAAAACAAGAAATCATAAAAAGGCTAATGAAAAGAGAAAACATAGACGAAAAAGAGGCTTTAAATAGGCTTTCTTTACAAATGGACATAGAGGAAAAGAAAAAAATGGCCGATATTGTGATAGAAAATTTAAGCGATTTTGAAAATTTTAAGAAAAATTGCGAAAACTTTTTTAAGGACTTAGAAAATGAGGCTTTATAA
- the purM gene encoding phosphoribosylformylglycinamidine cyclo-ligase yields MISYEDAGVSIDKGNSFVESIKPLVKDTFDKNVLGGIGSFSGAYALPSGYKNPVLLAATDGVGTKLKLAIDSKRYSSIGQDLVAMCVNDLLCNFAKPMFFLDYYASAKLELEAAKEVIAGIARACKLAECSLIGGETAEMPGLYKEGDFDLAGFAVGMAEAEEIDRRAFVKNGDLLLALPSSGLHSNGYSLARKVLFEELKLSFDDKIEGKSLIDILLEPTRIYVKDFVKLKPFINALAHITGGGLLENLPRIFPRGIGAVIRKHHLKTQEIFYTIGQMVDENEMYRSFNMGVGMVLVVSSANVSKVLENSDAFIIGEVVLNEGVILE; encoded by the coding sequence ATGATAAGCTATGAAGACGCTGGAGTTAGTATAGATAAGGGAAATTCCTTTGTAGAAAGTATAAAGCCTCTTGTAAAAGATACCTTTGATAAAAATGTTTTAGGTGGCATAGGCTCATTTTCTGGTGCTTATGCTCTGCCAAGCGGATATAAAAATCCTGTGCTTTTAGCCGCAACTGATGGGGTTGGCACAAAGTTAAAACTAGCCATAGATAGCAAGAGATATTCTAGCATAGGGCAGGATTTAGTCGCTATGTGCGTGAATGATCTTTTGTGTAATTTTGCAAAGCCTATGTTTTTTCTTGATTATTACGCAAGTGCAAAGCTTGAGCTTGAGGCTGCTAAGGAAGTCATTGCTGGTATAGCAAGAGCTTGTAAATTAGCAGAATGCTCCTTAATAGGAGGCGAAACTGCTGAAATGCCCGGACTTTACAAGGAGGGCGATTTTGATCTAGCCGGTTTTGCTGTGGGTATGGCTGAGGCTGAGGAGATAGATAGAAGAGCCTTTGTAAAAAATGGAGACCTGCTTTTGGCCTTGCCTAGTTCCGGGCTTCACTCAAATGGTTATTCTTTAGCTAGAAAGGTGCTTTTTGAGGAGCTTAAACTAAGTTTTGATGATAAGATAGAAGGTAAGAGCTTAATAGACATCTTACTTGAGCCAACTAGAATTTATGTAAAAGACTTTGTAAAGCTAAAGCCCTTTATAAATGCCTTAGCACACATAACAGGGGGTGGGCTTTTGGAGAATTTGCCTAGAATTTTTCCAAGAGGCATAGGAGCTGTGATAAGAAAACATCACTTAAAAACACAAGAAATTTTTTATACCATAGGGCAAATGGTGGATGAAAATGAGATGTATAGAAGCTTTAATATGGGCGTTGGAATGGTTTTAGTAGTAAGCTCTGCAAATGTTTCAAAGGTGCTTGAAAACTCAGACGCCTTTATAATCGGCGAAGTCGTTTTAAACGAGGGAGTTATCTTAGAATAA